Within Xanthomonas oryzae pv. oryzae, the genomic segment ACGCTAAAAGCAGTCGCCGGCAAGTGACGCGTTTTCTGCCTCTTTCACGCGCGCTGGCCTGGCGTGATGCGCTCTACTCCCAGAGATGGCGCAATGCCCAAATATGCCCCGCATGTGTATTCCGAACAGGTCCAGATCGCCACGCTCGAACATTGGGTGTCTCTGCTCGATGGTCAGGAACGCATACCGATCGAGCTCGACGACGGCAGCATGATCAGCGGCACGGTTGCCGTGCGTGCGAGTCTGCAAACCTACCTCGACGAACACCGCAACGAAGGCGTCAATGGACAACTGTGCCTGGATCAGCTCGATGCCTCGCAAGAGCCGCAATGGATCTGGATGGACCGGATCGTCGCAGTGCACCCGATGCCGCTTGGCGCTGACCCACACGTCCTGCCGTAAAGGCTGCGTGTTGACGATGTGTTTACTTCTCATCGTGCCGTTGGCGGCATGATGACCCCCTGCCGCCGCCGTTCAGGATTCCGCCGCAATGAATGCACCCGTGTTGACGTTCGCTCGCTGGCCGCTGTCGTTGATGGCGCTCGCCGTTCTTGCTGCATGTGGCGATACCGCCACGCTGGCCATCGAACAGGGGACGGGGCCGAATCCGCAATTGCCCAAGCCGGTGAAGCGTCTGATTCCCACCGTCAAGATAGCGCCGGTCAAGCGCTGGGCAGCCAATGCCAAGCCCATCGCTGCCGATGATCTGCAGGTTGCGGCGTTTGCGCGCGATCTCGATCACCCGCGTTGGATCTATGTGCTGCCCAATGGCGATGTGTTGGTGGCCGAAACTGCCGGGCCGCCCAAGCCCGAAGATGCCGAAACTGGCGGTGGACTGCGCAAGAAAGTGCAGGGCGTGATGATGAAAAAGGCCGGCGCGGCGGTGGCCAGCGCCAATCGCATCACGTTGCTGCGCGATGCCGATGGCGACGGTGTGGCAGAGGTGCGCACGCAGTTCGTCAGCGGCCTGTTTTCGCCGTTCGGCATGGCCCTGATTGGCGACCGTTTCTATGCCGCCAACGCCGATGCGCTGGTGAGTTTCCCGTACAAGCCTGGCGACACCCACATCACCACCAAGCCGACCTTCGTGGCCAATCTGCCTGGCGGCATCAACCACCATTGGACCAAGTCGCTGTTGGCCAGCCCGGACGGGAGCAAGCTGTACGTGGGCGTCGGATCCAATAGCAACGTGGCCGAAAATGGCATGGAAGCCGAGTTGAATCGTGCGGCCATTCTGGAGATCGACCCGGCCACCGGCAACAGCCGCGTGTTCGCCAGTGGCTTGCGCAACCCGGTGGGCACTGCGTGGGAGCCGCAGAGCAAATCGCTGTGGGTGGTGGTCAACGAGCGCGACGAAATCGGCAGCGACCTGGTGCCGGATTACCTGACCTCGGTGCGCGACGGCGGCTTCTACGGCTGGCCGTATAGCTACTATGGTCAGCACCTGGACGAGCGCGTGAAACCGCAAAATGCCGAGTTGGTGGCCAAGGCGATCAAGCCCGATTACGCGCTCGGCCCGCACACCGCGTCGCTTGGCCTGACTTTCGCCAATGGCAGCGTGCTGCCTGAGCGCTTTCGCCAGGGTGCCTTCATCGGCCAGCACGGCTCATGGAATCGCGATCCGCCCAGCGGCTACAAGGTGCTGTTTGTCCCGTTTGCCAACGGCAAGCCAACCGGTACGCCGATCACGGTGCTGGATGGATTCCTGGATGCCGAAGGCAATGCGCAGGGCCGCCCCGTCGGCGTGGCGTCCGACCATAGCGGCGCACTGCTGGTGGCCGACGACGTGGGCAATGTGATCTGGCGGGTAACGCCGAAGGCGCGTTAAGAACGGTCAACAACACGTCGCCAGTAGCGGCCAGGTGGGCGCGGACGGCGCGCTCAGAACCGCAGTGGACGCGTGGTCCATGCCGATTCCGAGCACCGGGCTCGTCCCGCCTGGCGGTGAGCGCAGTCGTTCTGTTAGCCGCTCTACGTGCGGGCCGACAGTCCGCTTGTGCACTGGTTACATCGCCAGGTAAGCCGCCACGATCGCCATGAACATCCCTTCTGCCATCGGTGCATCTTCCTCCTCCCCTGTATAGGGGGAAGGTGCTCCGAAGAGGCGGATGAGCGGACGGGCCTGGCTTTGAATGTGTGGGCAGGGAATCAGCCGTTGCGCCACGCGTCGCCTCGCGCGCAACGCAACGGCTCCAACGATACTTCCCATCGTCAGCTTGGAAAAAATGAGCGAAACATCCCTCGGCCGCCGAACGCGCTCTTGTGCGATAAACACAACAAGGCCCGGTCTCTGATTGATCAGCGTGCCGGCAATCGCCCCGACACGCTGTAGTGAAGAACGTTAGATGACGCTCTCGTCGGAACGTGGCATTGGAAGATGGTTAGCTGGCCCCGCCACTTGAATCGACTTGCCGAGGCGCTTCCGGCGACGCACTGAAGCGGCGCGCATAGCCACGCTCCTCGGTAATACGGCTGATGTCGTCGTCGGCCATTTCCGGTGCGCCGTAGACCGCATAGGCCACTGTGCCATCGTCACGCTCACCGACCTGATGCAGGCGATAGAGAGGTCGACCGGCGCCGGTATTTTCGGGGTAATGCATCGGTGGCGGAGTGTCGTCCAGATCCATCTCGCTGTTGTCGACAACTCCTCCTACGAACAAGGCTCGCATCGCGTCTCTCCGCTGTGGGTTTGGATTCCAGCGTAGGCGGGCGGATGTTGCGTGCGCATCAATAGTCCGTATAGACATTGGAAGGCGCGGGGGCATTTGGCACAGGTCACTTACAATGGCGGCCTGTTCCCGACCCGATGATCCGATGGCTGGCCCGCACGATGCCCCGCTTCAAGCCCTGTTCCTGCCCTTCGCCCAAGGCGTGCTGCCGTGGCCGGAGGGGCCGGTGTTGTTCCTGCGCGCACGCGACGGTTTCCCGCTGCGCGAGCAGGCGGTGGCCGAGACGCTGACCTGCGAGCAGAGCTTCCGCCCGTTCGCCGAAGCGCTGGAGCGTAACGGCTGGAACGTGCGTGAAGAAAGCGAGATCGAGGCCGACAGCACGCGCTATGCACTGGTGCTGGTGCTGCCGCCGCGGCAGCGCGAAGAAGCGCGCGCCCTGTTCGCACGTGCGGTGGCGCTGACTGCGCCCGGTGGCCGCGTGGTGGCCTGTCAGTCCAACAACGAAGGCGCGCGCTCGGGTGAAGCCGATCTGCGCCAGCTCACCGGGCTGGCAGGTAGCCTGACCAAACACCACTGCCGCACCTACTGGACTGCGCCGCTGCCGGCCGACACCGACGCCACGCTGCAGGCGCGCTGGGCAGCGCTGGATGCGCCACGCAAGATCCTGGACGGCCGCTTTGTCAGCCGTCCCGGTGTATTCGCCTGGGATCGCATCGACCCGGCATCGGCGCTGCTGGTCGAGCATCTGCCCACCACGCTGGCTGGTCATGGCGCCGATCTGGGCGCAGGCTTCGGTTATCTATCGGCCGAAGTGCTGGCGCGGTGCCCCAAGGTCACTGTGCTGGATCTGTACGAAGCCCAGGCGCGCGCGCTGACGCTGGCGCGGCGCAATCTGCAGGGCATCACGCATCCGGCGCAGCTGCACTACCACTGGCGCGATGTCACCGCCGGGCTGGTGGCGCACTACGATTTCATCGTCAGCAATCCGCCTTTCCATACACCCTCGCGTGCCGACCGCCCGGATATCGGCCAACGCTTCATCGCGGTGGCTGCACAGGCGCTGCGCCCGGGCGGGCAACTGTTGTTGGTGGCCAACCGGCATTTGCCCTACGAACAGGTGCTCAACGAAAGTTTCGGGCAGGTGCGCGTGGCTGCAGAGCGCGATGGTTTCAAGCTGATCTCGGCCATCCGCGGCCGTGGAGCGCGCGCATGAAGCTGGTCAAACATATCGCCAATCTCGGTTATGGCAGCCGTAAGCAGGTGACCCAGCTGTTTCGACAGGGCGCGGTCACCGATGCGCAGGGCGAGGTGCTGTACGCCGACGACCAGGTGGAGCACGACGCCATCCGCATCGATGGCGAACCGCTCGATCCGCCACCGGGCTTCAGCCTGTTGCTGCATAAACCCGGCGGCTACACCTGTTCGACCAAGGACACCGGCCGGCTGATCTACGAGCTGTTGCCGCCACGCTTCCGTTCGCGTGCGCCGGTGCTGGCGCCGGTGGGCCGGCTGGACCGCGAAACCAGCGGCATGTTGTTGATGACCGACGACGGCGCGCTGCTGCATCGGATCATTTCGCCCAAATCCGCCCTGGACAAGGTGTACGACATCACCCTGGCCGAAGACCTGCGTGGCGACGAAGCCGCGTTGTTTGCCAGTGGCAGCTTGCTGTTGGAAGGCGAAACCAAGCCGCTGTTGCCGGCCGAATTGGAGGTCCTTGGCCCACGCGAAGCGCGGCTGACCCTGCACGAAGGCCGCTACCACCAAGTACGGCGCATGTTCGCTGCCGCCGGCAATCACGTGGTTGCTCTACATCGCAGCCGCATTGGCGGCCTGTCGCTGGATGGATTGCCGTCCGGGCAATGGCGTGCGCTGGAAGCGAGCGATCTTGAGGTGTTGTTTGGTCGCGGTGCTGCCGCATGACGCAGATTGCAGCGCTGCCATTCCGCCCGCAGGCGGTGATCTTCGACATGGATGGCTTGATGCTCGACAGCGAGCGCGCCATCACCGCCTGCCTGGTGCAGGCCGCCGACGAGCAGGGCTTGCAGATCGAGCCGGCGTTCTGGTTGCGCATGGTGGGCACCGGCGATGTGGCTTGCCGGCTGTTGCTGGGCGAACGCATCGGCGACGCCTCTGCCGAGGCCATGCTGGCGCACGCGCAACGCTTGTATGCCGCTGCGGTCGAACGTGGCATCCCCCACCGGCCCGGCATCATCGCATTGCTGGAGTATCTGGCCGCGCAGGGCATGCCGCGTGCGGTGGCCACTTCTACCCAGCGCCCGCTGGCGCTGCGCAAGTTGGAAGCGGCCGATCTGCTGTGGCGCTTCGACGCGGTGTGCACGGCCAGCGATGTCGTCCATCCAAAGCCTGCGCCGGATATCTATCTGCTGGCCGCGCGCGCGCTGGCCGTGGACCCTACGCTCTGCCTGGTGCTGGAAGACTCGCCCATCGGCGTGCGCGCGGCATTGGCGGCCGGCATGACGCCTATCCAGATTCCGGACCTGCTCGAACCCGATGCCGCCGTGCGTGCGCTCGGCCATCGCATCCTCCCCTCGCTAGGCGATGCGCAGCGCTTGCTGGAAGCATGCTTGTCGGGTTGATGCGGTTGGTGGTGCTGCGTATCGGTACAACCACGTTGCGACCGGGCTTTTGTCACGGAGGTGCTGCAGCAACGCGCGACGCGCGTCATCAACCAGAGCCCGTCATCCCTTGTGCATCGGCAATCCAGTTTGCACTCACACGTACTGCATCTTGCGCGACATACCGCCGTCGACGATGACATCCTGCCCGGTAACGAAACCGGACAGCTGCGGCGCAAGCAGATAGACCGCCAGCTGTGCGATGTCTTCGGGCGTCCCCACGCGTCCGGCCGGATGCTGCGCATGATCGCGACGCGACAGCTTGGGCGCACGCCGACGTTGCGGCGCGCGCCACGCATCGGTGCTGATCCAGCCAGGGCTGATGCTGTTGACGCGCACCTGCGGGCCTTCGCTCAATGCCAGTGCATGCGTCAACGCCACCAAGCCGCCCTTGGCCGCGGCATAGGCTTCGCTATGCGGCGCCGATTGCCAGGCGCGGGTGGAGGCGATATTGACGATCGCACCGCCACCGGGTGCCTGTGTCAATGCAGGCAGCGCATGCTTGCTGCACAGGAAGGCGCCGTGCAGGCTGGAAAGGCGGCGGTTCCACTCATCCCAGTCCAGTTGCGACAGTGCTGCGCTATGCGGATCCGGCACGCCGGCATTGTTGACCAGGCCGTCGATGCGTCCGAAACGCTTGAGAGCCGTGGTGATCAGGCGCGCGGCCTGCGCTTCGCGCGCAGCATCGCAACGCACGAAAGCGCTATGACGTGGCAGCGCCCATTCCTGCAGGCAGGCCCTGCCGGCGTCGGCATCCAGATCGCCGATCATCACGCTGCCGCCGGCGCCCAGCACCGCTTGCGCAATGCCGCGGCCGATGCCTTGCGCGCCACCGGTGATCACCACCACGCGGCCCTGCAGTGGTGACGGGGTCCATGCGGAAATTGCGGGAGTCAGGGCCATGGCATGCTGCACATCGGTGAAGGTGGCCGCACTGTAGCGTGCGGGCTGTCGTCGTCTCAGCAAGACGGTGCGCGTGGGAGCGCTCAGTGCCCATGATGGCGCGCCCCTTGATGTCGTCATCCACGTTGGGTTTGATGGACTGCGCCTTCGTCTTCGCAATGCCAGGCAAGAGGCGTCGCACACTGTCGCTGCACGCGCAGTGCTGCTCTGCGTCCGTTCAATGGCAGCCCATCGCACGATGACTCGGTGCCACGCGTGCGAGCGCGCCCGGTGCGGCATGGATCACCCAACGACTTCGATGCTGAGCACGTGGCCCACACGCAGCTGATGACGTCCCACTGCGTTTTGCGCCTACTCCCTGCCGATCGCAGATGGGCAAGGATTCGCTGCCGCCCGCAGTAACGCGCAGCAGGCGCAACACTCAGTGCTCGGCCCCGTTCAACACACGTTGCCAACCATCGCTGCCCAGGCGTTCGAGCGTTTGGATATTGCGTTCGACGATCACGTCCGGGTCAGGGAACGCCGCCACCGCCCGCTCTACGCTGTCTTCGCGCAGCAGATGCAAGGTGGGGAAGGGCGAGCGGTTTGTGAAGTTGGCCACATCGTCCAGCGCGGCACCTGCGAATTGGTAATCCGGATGGAAGCTGGCCACTTGCAACACGCCTTGCAGATCCAGCGCATCCACCGCCGCATCGGCGTTGTCGAGGAAGTCGTTGTAGTCCAGGAAATCGGTGAGCACGTCCGGGTGCACGATCAGCGTGGTGTCGATCTGTTCGGCCGGCGTATCGCGCAGCAGGACCAGTTCTTCGGCCAGTTGTTCCAGCAAGGCTTCCGGCGTGCTGGCATCGCTGAGCACCAGCCGCACCTGATCCTTGACGTACACCGCCTTGGCGAACGGGCACAGGTTCAATCCGATCACCGCGCGTTCGATCCATTTGCGGGTGGCGGCGATTGGATCGGGCGTGGCAGGCGTCGTAGTCATCGTGGCGGCAGCGGGTTGGCAGGTCAGTGTATGCGATCGACATGCAGCAAGCCCGAAGGCAGGGATGGGTGGCAGCAGCAAGCGCTAGCAGCGCGTGTTCACCAGGACGCAAGCACTGCGGTCCGCGTCTGCGGCGACCGTCGCGCACTGCATGTTGCTCAAGCGTTGCCCGTCTGCGGCGCAGCGCCAAGCTGCTCTTGCAAGAACGCGACGGACGCCTGCGCAACGGCATCTGCCAGCGGCGTCTTGTGCGGCGACCCGATCGCATGCGCACCACTGTAGAAGGCAATCGCTTGCTTGTGTGCAGGCGCAGTGCCCAGCGCCACAAACATGTCCAGCATTGCCTGCACCGAGGCGTTCGCATCTTCGCGACCATCGGTGGCGCGGTCATCGCCCAGCAACACCGGGCAGCGCACCCGTGGCCAGGGTGGGTCGGTGGCAACCACCTGAAATAAGCTGCGCAAGGCGCGAAATCTATCCGGATGGATGGTCTCCGCCCAGAACGCGTGCGCGGCAGGTGTGCGCGGGCGCGGGTCCGTCAGCGGCGCCTGCGCGGCACACACCTGGTCGAGCAATGCCGGGTCGGCAGGCTGGATACCCGGCGACCAGGCGACCACTGCGGCAACCGCGTCCGGGCGCTGCGCGGCCAGCCACAAGCCCAGCCACAAGCCCAGCCACAAGCCCAGCCACAAGCCCAGCCACAAGCCCAGCCACAAGCCCAGCCACAAGCCCAGCGTTGCGCCCATCGACGAACCAATAATCGCAATCCGCTGGCCCATGCGCTGCGCCTGGGCCAGCGCCTCCAGCGCCGAGGTTTGCAACACCGCCGCAGTGAGCCCCTGCATTGCATCGGGGGTACTGAGTCCGTGCCCGGGCCAGCGATGCACGTCGGCATTGGCGGCCAGCGCATCGGCCATCTGCTCCGGTCGCGCGCCTGCTTCGCTCGTGCTGGTGCTGACGCCGTGCAGGTAGAGCAGCGCCAGCGGCGTGCGGATATCCGCCGCATGCTGCCAGTGGCAGCGCGCGGCATTGCCGGGTTTGAGCTCAGGGGCGTGCATGGCTGGCGTGCTGGGCGAGCAATGCCAGCAACTCGTGCGCGTTGATCGGTTTGGGCAGAGAGCCGGCGACACCGGCCGCGCTGGCCTCGCGCATCGAATCGGTACGCGTGTCGGCGGTCAGCACGATGATCGGCGGCAGTGCCGAGATCGCATCGCGTGCTTCGCGCAGCGCGTCCCAGCCGGACGTGCCGGGCATGTGCAGATCCAGAAACATCAGGTCAGGCGCCGCCTCGCGGATGCGCTGCACCGCATCGGACACCGCCAGTGCGATGTACAGCCCCAGGCCCACGCCGCCTTCGACGCGACTGAAACCTGTACTGAGCTGCGTGAACGGGGGGAAGATATAGGCCTTCTGATCGTCGGGCACGCCGACACCGTCACTGCCTGCAGCAGCTCGCGTTGCTGTGCCGGCATTTGCTCGGTGTCGATCAATTGCGCGCAGTTGATCAGCGCATTCAACGGCGTGCGCAATTGGTGACGCATGGTGCTGATGAAGCGGTTTTGCGCATCGCGCGATGCCAGCGCCTGCAGTGCCACTTCCTGCATCGCACGCACGATGCGCGCCGCCAGCAACGGCAGCACGATGATCAGCGCCACGGCATAGACGAAGTACGCCGGCCGCGACAGCCGGTAGCCTGCCGGCGCCGTCAACAGCATCAGCACGACGGTGGTGAGCAACACCGGAAAGATCGCACGCTGCCCATAGCGCGCCACCGCAGCGATAGCGATGGTGATGCACGGCAAAAATGCGTTCAACGGCATCAGCAGGATGAAGGCCAGGTAGGTCTGGACGCCGATGAACAGCACGTTCATCGCAACGCCCATCGCATCCAGCCATTCGCTGGGCGGAACGATCCGGCGGCGCACCAGCAGCATCCACACCACCGATAGCGCCCACAGACCCACCGCGGTGGGAAAGACGTGGTGTGCGTGCGTGACCAGCATTGGCTGCGGCCCGTACAGCCCGCCCAGGCACCACGCAGTCACGATGGTCTGCACGATCACGCGGCCAACGCAGGCGCGGTATTCCAGGAACGACTCGAAAACCGCACCAGTCTGTCGTTGCGCAACTGCCTGGCGGCCAGGATCAGGCCGGGCCTTGCGCCGTTGGGAGTGCGACGCATGAGGGTCCGCGTTGTCGGAGGGCAAGGTACGGCGGTAATGCTTGACCAGTAGACCAGCCGCCTTCGCCATCGCAGTGAAGCGCTGCGCAAGCGTGTCGCCCAGCGCGTGGCGGCTGGCGGCATCGCGTGATTGGTCGCAGGCGTTCAGCACCTGCTGAACGCCGGTCAGCGAGATGGTGTTCTTCAACGAATGGATCTGTTGCAAGGCTTGCGCCTGAGGCGTGCCGGCATCGCCGAGCGTACAGCTGGCGATGGCATGTTCGATCTCGACCACAAAGGCATCGGCAAATGCGGCTGCCGCCATCGGATCAAGCCCGGCCATGGTGTGCAGCGTCGAGCCCATTTCGATGCGTGGTTATGCGTGGGCGAGGCGGTGGCTCGCACTATCGCCCGATGCGTTCGTCGGCCTGTGGATGCGCAGGCGTTGCGACAGGCTGGCAAGTGGGCCGCGCACGCGCGTCCGCTATGCCAGCGCGGTGACGTGACGGTTGCAACCGCCGCGCATGCGCCCCGCAGGCCGCATGCGCCAACCCGGCGCATCCCGCTGCACTGCACGCATGGACAGCGCCGCACCGATCGTTGCAATCACCCAAGCGCACTCAGTCGCGGAAGTTGTCGAACTGCAGCGGCAGCTCGAAATCGGCCTTTTTCAGCAGCGCGATCGCGTCCTGCAGGTCGTCGCGCTTCTTGCCGGTGATACGCAGCTTGTCGCCGTTGATCTGCGCTTCGACCTTGAGCTTGGCTTCCTTCAACTTGGCCACCAGCTGCTTGGCCTGCTTCTGCTCGATGCCTTGCTTGACGGTCACTTTCTGCCTTGCGCCAGCCAGGTTGGTTTCCATATCGCCGAACTCCAGGCAGCGCACATCGATACCGCGTGCCAGCAACCGCGCGCGCAGGATGTCGGTCATCTGCTTGACCTGAAAATCGCTGGGAGCGGACTGGTTGATCACCTTGCCGTCTTCCAGTTCGAACTTGGCCTGGACTCCCTTGAAGTCGAAACGCGTGTCCAGCTCGCGGTTGGCCTGGTCCACCGCATTGGTCAGTTCGTGCTTGTTTACTTCGGACACGACGTCGAAGGAAGGCATGCAAAGCTCCTGCAATTGAAAAGCAGCCGCCATTCTAGGGCATCGTGCCGGCCCGGCCGTCATCCGGGCATTGGCGGGCGTGGCAGCGCCGTGGCGATAATGCGCGCATGCCCACCACCCGCTCTCCGCTTCCCGCCATCGCCTGGATGGTGGTCGCCGTGGCCTGCTTCTCGCTGATGGATGCGGGAATGAAACTGCTCTCGGCGCATTACCCACCGCTGCAGGTCACCTTGTTGCGCGGTGCCGCCTCGCTGCCGTTCGTGCTGGTGTGGGTGTTCGCCACCGCCGGTCCGCGCGCGATCGTGCCGGTGCGCTGGGGCCTGCATCTGCTGCGCGGGGCGCTGGGCATGGTGATGATCGGCTGCTTCGTCTATGGCTTGAAGCGCATGCCGCTGTCCA encodes:
- a CDS encoding HAD family hydrolase, with the translated sequence MTQIAALPFRPQAVIFDMDGLMLDSERAITACLVQAADEQGLQIEPAFWLRMVGTGDVACRLLLGERIGDASAEAMLAHAQRLYAAAVERGIPHRPGIIALLEYLAAQGMPRAVATSTQRPLALRKLEAADLLWRFDAVCTASDVVHPKPAPDIYLLAARALAVDPTLCLVLEDSPIGVRAALAAGMTPIQIPDLLEPDAAVRALGHRILPSLGDAQRLLEACLSG
- a CDS encoding class I SAM-dependent methyltransferase; this translates as MAGPHDAPLQALFLPFAQGVLPWPEGPVLFLRARDGFPLREQAVAETLTCEQSFRPFAEALERNGWNVREESEIEADSTRYALVLVLPPRQREEARALFARAVALTAPGGRVVACQSNNEGARSGEADLRQLTGLAGSLTKHHCRTYWTAPLPADTDATLQARWAALDAPRKILDGRFVSRPGVFAWDRIDPASALLVEHLPTTLAGHGADLGAGFGYLSAEVLARCPKVTVLDLYEAQARALTLARRNLQGITHPAQLHYHWRDVTAGLVAHYDFIVSNPPFHTPSRADRPDIGQRFIAVAAQALRPGGQLLLVANRHLPYEQVLNESFGQVRVAAERDGFKLISAIRGRGARA
- a CDS encoding DUF3247 family protein, with protein sequence MPKYAPHVYSEQVQIATLEHWVSLLDGQERIPIELDDGSMISGTVAVRASLQTYLDEHRNEGVNGQLCLDQLDASQEPQWIWMDRIVAVHPMPLGADPHVLP
- a CDS encoding YajQ family cyclic di-GMP-binding protein, encoding MPSFDVVSEVNKHELTNAVDQANRELDTRFDFKGVQAKFELEDGKVINQSAPSDFQVKQMTDILRARLLARGIDVRCLEFGDMETNLAGARQKVTVKQGIEQKQAKQLVAKLKEAKLKVEAQINGDKLRITGKKRDDLQDAIALLKKADFELPLQFDNFRD
- a CDS encoding PQQ-dependent sugar dehydrogenase; amino-acid sequence: MNAPVLTFARWPLSLMALAVLAACGDTATLAIEQGTGPNPQLPKPVKRLIPTVKIAPVKRWAANAKPIAADDLQVAAFARDLDHPRWIYVLPNGDVLVAETAGPPKPEDAETGGGLRKKVQGVMMKKAGAAVASANRITLLRDADGDGVAEVRTQFVSGLFSPFGMALIGDRFYAANADALVSFPYKPGDTHITTKPTFVANLPGGINHHWTKSLLASPDGSKLYVGVGSNSNVAENGMEAELNRAAILEIDPATGNSRVFASGLRNPVGTAWEPQSKSLWVVVNERDEIGSDLVPDYLTSVRDGGFYGWPYSYYGQHLDERVKPQNAELVAKAIKPDYALGPHTASLGLTFANGSVLPERFRQGAFIGQHGSWNRDPPSGYKVLFVPFANGKPTGTPITVLDGFLDAEGNAQGRPVGVASDHSGALLVADDVGNVIWRVTPKAR
- a CDS encoding alpha/beta hydrolase, yielding MHAPELKPGNAARCHWQHAADIRTPLALLYLHGVSTSTSEAGARPEQMADALAANADVHRWPGHGLSTPDAMQGLTAAVLQTSALEALAQAQRMGQRIAIIGSSMGATLGLWLGLWLGLWLGLWLGLWLGLWLGLWLAAQRPDAVAAVVAWSPGIQPADPALLDQVCAAQAPLTDPRPRTPAAHAFWAETIHPDRFRALRSLFQVVATDPPWPRVRCPVLLGDDRATDGREDANASVQAMLDMFVALGTAPAHKQAIAFYSGAHAIGSPHKTPLADAVAQASVAFLQEQLGAAPQTGNA
- a CDS encoding pseudouridine synthase, whose protein sequence is MKLVKHIANLGYGSRKQVTQLFRQGAVTDAQGEVLYADDQVEHDAIRIDGEPLDPPPGFSLLLHKPGGYTCSTKDTGRLIYELLPPRFRSRAPVLAPVGRLDRETSGMLLMTDDGALLHRIISPKSALDKVYDITLAEDLRGDEAALFASGSLLLEGETKPLLPAELEVLGPREARLTLHEGRYHQVRRMFAAAGNHVVALHRSRIGGLSLDGLPSGQWRALEASDLEVLFGRGAAA
- a CDS encoding DUF1415 domain-containing protein; this translates as MTTTPATPDPIAATRKWIERAVIGLNLCPFAKAVYVKDQVRLVLSDASTPEALLEQLAEELVLLRDTPAEQIDTTLIVHPDVLTDFLDYNDFLDNADAAVDALDLQGVLQVASFHPDYQFAGAALDDVANFTNRSPFPTLHLLREDSVERAVAAFPDPDVIVERNIQTLERLGSDGWQRVLNGAEH
- a CDS encoding SDR family oxidoreductase → MALTPAISAWTPSPLQGRVVVITGGAQGIGRGIAQAVLGAGGSVMIGDLDADAGRACLQEWALPRHSAFVRCDAAREAQAARLITTALKRFGRIDGLVNNAGVPDPHSAALSQLDWDEWNRRLSSLHGAFLCSKHALPALTQAPGGGAIVNIASTRAWQSAPHSEAYAAAKGGLVALTHALALSEGPQVRVNSISPGWISTDAWRAPQRRRAPKLSRRDHAQHPAGRVGTPEDIAQLAVYLLAPQLSGFVTGQDVIVDGGMSRKMQYV